The Mus pahari chromosome 2, PAHARI_EIJ_v1.1, whole genome shotgun sequence genomic interval gaactggaaatacagagttgtgagccacccaccatgttgttgctgggaactgaacctgggtcctctgagagaacaGCCAAGGCTCCTAattgttaagccatctctccagcccaacttttaaaaacttgtttttttttttttaaaaaaaaaatgaaaatagattcttctctcatataaaacatcaggaccacagttcccctccctccactcctcccagctgtGCCCCCTCCACCAAACTTCCCCTGTCCCCTACATACACTCCctgtctgtttcccttcagaaaagagcaggcttcgaAGGGACAAtaaccaaacaagacaaaaccagatTAAGTAAGACAAGGCAAAACCCCTCGTATCAAATCTGGACAAGGCAACTCAataggaagaaagcagagaggccagagtcagagagacagccCTCACACCATTAccaaagagtcagagagacaccCCTACACCGTTACCAAAGAGTCAGAGTGACAGCCCCCACATAGTTAccaaagagtcagagagacagccCCACACCGTTAGGAGTCGTCAGAGAGACAGCCCCACACTGTTAccaaagagtcagagagacaccCCCACACCGTTAccaaagagtcagagagacaccCCCACACCATTACCgaagagtcagagagacaccCCCACACCGTTAccaaagagtcagagagacagccCCACACCGTTAccaaagagtcagagagacaccCCCACACCGTTAccaaagagtcagagagacagccCTCACACCATTAccaaagagtcagagagacagccCCCACACCGTTAccaaagagtcagagagacagccCCACACCGTTAccaaagagtcagagagacaccCCCACACCGTTAGGAGTCGTCAGAGAGACAGCCCCCACACCATTAGGGTCGCACAGGACGCCAGGCTCATAGCACAGCACACAGAGGCCTGCTGCCTTGGCTGCTCTTGCTTCTGCTTTAAGGCTCTGTCACACCCGTCAGGAACTTCCTGCAGTGTGTCAGGAGCACAGGCTACAACCAGCCCAGCTGCCCTTTCGCAGTGACGCCAGAGGCTTACCTTGTAGAAAATTGACTCTGCAGTGACTATGGTAGAAACAGATTCAGGCGCTTTGATAGGCTACAAGAAAACAGATGCAAAAACATTTGTGTACCTATATAGTATGTACGGCCATTTTACCATCTAAATGAGAACTATctaatttgaaaaaaacaaaacactgttatTTGGTGACAGaaactacaccacacacacaaacacacacacagaatgtgaaGCAGGTGAATATTTCCACAATATTTGCTACCAGTAATTTAAAAgtgcagaaaaacaaaaggtgAAGTTTCTGATTATGCTGCTAGGAGCTAACACAACACAAAGCTCTCTAGTGCTCCAGTAGACATTAATATTCCAAGTATAGAAATACAGTGGATCTAAAAGTCTGAGCATGGCTAGATGGACATTATAGAAAATGTACAGATAAGTATAATTTTGTTGCAAGCCTGAACTCTTTAGGGTTCTTAGTAATTTGCCACATTGCACCACCATTAAAATCCCTTTTTAGAGCTGCAACACAAAGCTTATCATAAAAATGGCCTTTCCTATGACTTTGTGCCATTCTCCCAAGAATGGATATGCCAAGAAATTGATCATGAAGTAACTGAACACAGTCTGAACTCACCatgcaaacctgacaacctgagttgacACTGGGAACCAAGGCAGGAGGGAACCAGCTCCTgaatctgtcctctgacctccacatatgtaccCAACATATGCACCTGCACTCTTATGTACACAATAAAAAACTCACatgtaaaaagaaatgagagaacaATTAGGCCTGGGAGAAGGCTCAGCATttgagagcacttgctcttgcagagggcccaggttcagccCGCAGCATTCACGTGGCAGCTTctaactgtttgtaactccagcacccAGGGAGCCAGTGCCTCTGctagcctctgagggcacctgttgcacacatgcaggaaaaacactcagacacaagaaacacaaataaatctttaaacaagagACTACAGTCTTTATGACACTTCTCCTGGGTCTGTTTTACAAATGAGTGTGCCTACTTTAGAAAGGTGTTTACTGGCAAGTGAGGCATTTTTGTTCCAAAAGTAACAACCAAGCtgagacaaacaaaaacacctacAATATCCTTCACCGTCCCaaatgcacaaagaaaaaaatccttaccACAGCAGACTCTAGCACGAGAGGTTAACAATCTTCATACATCAGCTTTACAAAAAGTTTTGGATTTATAATCACCGTATTCATTGTGAACcaatagatagattttttttctgagactatCATAACAAATAAGGTACTGATGAATTATGTTATTTGCCTCGTTctttaaaagacataaaaaagtttgtttttttttctttctttccttctgtttttcaagacagggtttctctgtgtagccatggctgctctaaaactcattttgtagatcaggctggcctcaaaactcaaaGAGAGCGGCCTGTACCTGTCCTCTGAGAACAGGAATTAAAGGTTGGCACTGTCACTATCCAGCAACAAATTTTTCTTAACTATGTATCAAGAGCcataacttcatgaaattgtcAATGAACGAATTTAaccaatttacaaaaaaaaaaaaaaacccataatttCTCTTTCCATACAGAACATGACACACTGTGCTAAATTACAGAACATTCCTCTtagattcatattttatattttccagatgagaaaaataaaagctgaagaaaaaaaaacaaaacaaaacagagaaactgCTTTTCTAATGTCAAAAACTGCAAGTTTCTTACAAGAGAGCTGTCTTTTGGGGAACCTTGCCTTCTTCCCTCCAGAATAATGCCAAACTGCGCTGGAGAGGTACACCAGCATTCAACGATGAATAGAGAAAGCAGCCGGCGAGTCCCACACACCCACAGCGTCCCATTAGGCAGCACAATGTCCACAGCCATCTTAcgttttttaacttaaaaatgtgtcttctcccttttcctttcgtGGAAACTTTCTTTTCAGCAGCTGGAGCAGATTTGTACTTGGTATTTCTGAGCCGGGCCGACCTTCTGTGAATTTCTTGCTtactctgttacacagagaaaaggaCATTAAAACTGCAGAAGAGAAGCCAATACAATAATCTCACAAAGATCAGAGGATAATAcactctgttaaaaaaaaaaaaaagaagaaattaaaagaccGAGGGCTGAGATGTCAAACTCTGCAGGGTCTCCCAAGAGATGGCGCTGCTTTCAAAAGCGGGAAGACAACAGGAGTGCGGGGAGGCCAGGGCgggaactatttatttattattcgtTTGCTGAGCTGATCTATTTTactccctcccccaaaaaagtTTCCTGCACATCTCAGGACAGAATCCTAATGCTGACATTTTTTAGCGACCTACTAATTTATTAACGTGACGACAAGGACCTGATGAGCAAGAGGTCCTCCACCTACGAACGGCCTCGTCCGGCTGACCCCGTGCGTCCCGCACCGCCCGGTCTACGGGAGGACGCCCTTCTCCCGGGGAGGGAGAGGCCGAGGGCTCACCTgcttgccgccgccgccgccgcccccgtTGCTCTGCGAAGGACCGGCCGAGGTGGTGGCGAAGGTGGCAGTGCCgaagccgccgccgccgcccccggtCCCGGTCCCGGTCCCCGCCGCTCCCGCGCCGCCGCCCCGGCCCGTGCAGTGATGGCAGAGGATCTCGCCCTGCGGACTCTTCTTCCACATGGACGACGACGTGGTCTTGCACATGCTGCAGGTGGGCTTCAGGCCCAGCGGCATGCTGGCCGGCTCGGGCGGCCCCCGCGGGCGCAGCGACACGGGAATGGCGGCCGTCTGCGCGGGCCGCCCGGGGGTCGGCCGGCCACCTCGGCGACTGGAAGAGCAAGGTCTCAGGTGCTGGGCCGCCCGCGCCGGGACCCAGCGGCCACCGCTGACCCCTGGAGGCGGGAAGCGGGCTCCCGCAGCCCGGGACCCAGCCCTGGAGCTGGGCCGCCCGCGGGGCACGCAGGCCCGACACTCGGCGCGGCCTCCCGGGAAAGCCAGCTCGGGCCCGGGGGACGCAACCCGGGGCGGACGCCGCCGCCGGGGTCCCGAGGGCGACCGCGGCCCTGCCTCCGCCCTCCCGGGCTTCCGGCGATGGGCGGAGCtcccggggcggggcggggccgggtGAGCCAGTGTAGCGGACCTAGGCCTCTGGGCTCCGGAAGCCCCGCCTACTGGCCGGAAGTGGCCCTGCCAGAA includes:
- the Gatad1 gene encoding GATA zinc finger domain-containing protein 1, which gives rise to MPLGLKPTCSMCKTTSSSMWKKSPQGEILCHHCTGRGGGAGAAGTGTGTGGGGGGFGTATFATTSAGPSQSNGGGGGGGKQSKQEIHRRSARLRNTKYKSAPAAEKKVSTKGKGRRHIFKLKNPIKAPESVSTIVTAESIFYKGVYYQVGDVVSVIDEQDGKPYYAQIRGFLQDQYCEKSAALTWLIPTLASPRDQFDPASYIIGPEEDLPRKMEYLEFVCHAPSEYFKSRSSPFPTVPTRPEKGYIWTHVGPTPAITIKETVANHL